CACGAAAACGCCTTCGTCGAACTTTATACTCTTCCATAAGCACTTGGTAGAACCACCACCGTCTTGCTCTACAGTGTATGACGTGGTAGTGTAAGATTCACAGACATTAGAGAGCCAAGCCACCACGTACTGGAAATGCCATTGTTGCGCCAAGCTCGCAGCCTTCTCGTGTAGCAATCCTGAATGCGGCAGTTGGTGCTTGCTCAATTGAGCCAGTACATCGTCAGAGACGTAATCATGCCATTCTTCRCCATTCGAGTCCGCAGCACCCATGGGCTCACTCACCTCGGTGTTTCTTGTGCCTCTAGTCCTCTTCGATCTTATCATATCCTGATTCACGCCTTTCTGATTCTATGCTAACCACTCTGTGCACTTGATTAATCAAATCAAGTGATCTGGGTCCTTAATCGTGACACaattgaacaaataaacactactgggaagaaaaatcacGTGTCACCTGCGACGATATCTATGCCGTGCGTGGTGATAGCGGTAATATGGCCTTGTAgcgaaaataaaaaaatttggaaaaggaaaagaagagcttAAGTGGACGACAAAGCCTCGGTTTGCCACCGCCCAACTAGAGAGCACAGCACGCTATTGACCTAAATTTACAGTCAAGGACGGTCCACGGAGGGGTTACTACAAGTTACACTGCATTACACGACATTCAGTGGGGTTCCAGGGCGCGAACAGGATTAGTTTTAAAAGGAAACACTAATTAACACATTTCTAGGGTTTACTGTGCTATTTATAGTGTGGCTCAAttatttaaatattctaCTATGCCCGATCCAAACACAGCCGATTATTTGGTGAACCCGAATTTCAAGACGAGTAACAGGGACTCCGTATCACCAGCACCCGAAGCTTTCAATGGTACACGAATTGCCGCACCGGCTACGTTACGCATGATGGGCAAACAGTCCGGATCAAAACATGACCAGCAACAACCGCCATTGATGCCTCCTGCGGATATCAAACAGACTAATGGACAAGCAGATCAAAGACAAAGCGACGCAGCCGTTTCTGTCGGCAGTAATAACAATAGTACGAATGGGAACATGGAGTTCAGGCAATTCCATAGAAAGTCTCTGGGAGACTGGCAGTTTTTAGAAACCGTCGGCGCAGGCTCTATGGGGAAAGTCAAATTAGTCAAGCACTgtcaaacaaaagaagttTGTGTAATAAAGATTGTCAATAGGGCTTCCAAGGCTTATTTGCACAAACAACACTCTTTACCTCcaccaaaaaatgaaaatgaactattggaaagacaaaaaagactggaaaaggaaattgcTAGGGACAAGAGAACCGTTAGAGAAGCCTCCTTGGGCCAAATTCTCTATCATCCTCACATATGTCGTTTATTTGAAATGTGTACCATGTCGAACCATTTTTACATGCTTTTTGAGTACGTTTCCGGTGGGCAACTGTTGGACTATATTATCCAACATGGTTCATTAAAGGAGCATCATGCGAGGAAGTTCGCAAGAGGTATTGCTAGCGCCTTGCAATACTTACATGCTAATAATATCGTTCACagagatttgaaaattgaaaacatcATGATTTCTAATTCGggtgaaatcaaaatcattgattttggcctttccaatatttttgactccaaaaaaaaattgcataCGTTTTGTGGTTCATTATACTTTGCGGCACCGGAATTATTAAAGGCACAACCTTATACGGGACCGGAGGTGGATATCTGGTCATTCGGTATAGTTCTTTATGTTTTGGTCTGTGGTAAAGTACcctttgatgatgaaaactCAAGCATACTACatgaaaagatcaaaaagGGTAAGGTGGATTACCCATCCCATTTATCCATCGATGCCGTTTCTTTACTGACTAGGATGATCGTTGTGGATCCGTTAAAAAGGGcaactttaaaaaatgtCACTGACCACCCATGGATGAATAGAGGTTACGATTTTAAGACTCCATCATATGTTCCTAATCGTGTTCCATTAACACCGGAAATGATAGACAGCCAAgtcttgaaagaaatgcaCCGTTTGGAGTTTATTGACGATATTGAGGATGCAAGAAGATCGTTGAATCAACTGATCACTGAAAGAGAATACATCCAATTTTCACAGGAGTATTGGAACAGATTATCCAACTCCAAAGGATTGAGTTCAAGCTTAAACAACAATCATTTGAATTCCACTGCAAACCAAAATCCAATTCAAACTCAGCTTTCAAACAGCCAATTGACAAATGCTACTCACGAACAAGATAATAGTTTTGATGATCCCACTTCAGCATATCATCCATTATTATCAATTTACCATTTGGTATCGGAAATGGTTGCACGTAAAATAGCTAAGTTACAAAGAAGACAAGCGTTGGCACTGCAAGCGCAGTCACAACAAAGGCAGCAGCACCAATCAGTATCTAATAGCAAAGCTGCTTTGACGAATACGTCACCTGCGGTTATGAATAAACTGAGAAGTACACAAAAGGAATCACTTTCTAATACTGGTATTTTCCAAGTACCTGCAACCCCCTCACCAGGAACGTCAAATAACTCTAATTCACCAAAGAAACCCCCATTACGTGTTATGGTTCCTCCCAAATTAACAGTACCTGAACAAGCGCATACTTCGCCAACATCTAGAAAGAGTTCGGATATTCATACCGAATTAGCTGGTGTCTTAAACTCTAGTCCCGGTCCTAGATCTGTGGAGTA
This DNA window, taken from Saccharomyces eubayanus strain FM1318 chromosome XII, whole genome shotgun sequence, encodes the following:
- the KIN2 gene encoding serine/threonine protein kinase KIN2; this translates as MPDPNTADYLVNPNFKTSNRDSVSPAPEAFNGTRIAAPATLRMMGKQSGSKHDQQQPPLMPPADIKQTNGQADQRQSDAAVSVGSNNNSTNGNMEFRQFHRKSLGDWQFLETVGAGSMGKVKLVKHCQTKEVCVIKIVNRASKAYLHKQHSLPPPKNENELLERQKRLEKEIARDKRTVREASLGQILYHPHICRLFEMCTMSNHFYMLFEYVSGGQLLDYIIQHGSLKEHHARKFARGIASALQYLHANNIVHRDLKIENIMISNSGEIKIIDFGLSNIFDSKKKLHTFCGSLYFAAPELLKAQPYTGPEVDIWSFGIVLYVLVCGKVPFDDENSSILHEKIKKGKVDYPSHLSIDAVSLLTRMIVVDPLKRATLKNVTDHPWMNRGYDFKTPSYVPNRVPLTPEMIDSQVLKEMHRLEFIDDIEDARRSLNQLITEREYIQFSQEYWNRLSNSKGLSSSLNNNHLNSTANQNPIQTQLSNSQLTNATHEQDNSFDDPTSAYHPLLSIYHLVSEMVARKIAKLQRRQALALQAQSQQRQQHQSVSNSKAALTNTSPAVMNKLRSTQKESLSNTGIFQVPATPSPGTSNNSNSPKKPPLRVMVPPKLTVPEQAHTSPTSRKSSDIHTELAGVLNSSPGPRSVEYQQCSASPASVEAQEKNLIGGIFRKLSQSGQSHQQRQQEPLSERQPPTYMPKSNENSMRVPKSHTRTISDYIPSVRRNPSYMTNSVDTKERNTVKSTVIIPPARSASQKQSSNLPALPQDAELIVQKQRQKVLKENLDELQISDNNNNSNVNTANIETNTDNGDHYLSVPNNRKLHPSARAKSVGHARHESLKFTRPPIPAALPPSDMTNDNGFLGEANNERYNPGNRNFLAVPENSMVHNDNKIDDVSNGPFPIYVQEFTEKQILEEASRAPPGSMPSIDYPKSMFLKGFFSVQTTSSKPLPIVRHNIISVLTRMKIEFKEVKGGFICVQQRPPIATSVVPAITTSDVGYDSGKSVNLQTSLDNQLSSSYHSSTSTASRSSSIRRQGSYKRGQSGIPLTPLAGSTHQRNSSIPMSPISGSQSNGISEELSSASLEYIQQQDDILTTSRVQNINDINGQFEQNNVYDNKERPPIRFEIHIVKVRIVGLAGVHFKKVSGNTWLYKELASYILKELNL